Proteins from a single region of Microbacterium sp. zg-Y818:
- a CDS encoding FAD-dependent oxidoreductase, which yields MTSHEWDDEADVVVVGSGAAGLSAAYTAGRSGLDVVVLEKSAAFGGTTAYSGAGIWLPGNHIVREAGVEDSVELGLEYLTVLVDGRTPEHLQRTYVETGPELVRFLTDTSQWLRFIHTPFPDYFPGRGRFDLGRGLFPAPVERADLGEAVDHLRATVAVDTFGILDGHPATTLVGGQALIGRFLRALADLDTVDLRRTSPVTGIIEADGEVTGVVVDSPEGARRIRARRGVILAAGGFEADADARRERHDIPGSDWTAGPVGVNTGEMITAGMDLGADSDLLDEAWWMPAVLFPNGHSAFAVGLQDGIFVGPDGKRFANELQPYDRMGHALKAYYEERGGYQRVWWILDSRHQIPPSFMQPSPDEQAFREAGLWVSADSAAELAELIGVPADALVATLERYDADAAAGVDTEFHRAEDPYDLFFVRFDRARALHPLDQPPLYAVQIVLGDLGTKGGLRIDEDARVVRADGTPIAGLYAAGNTAANVTGAIYPGPGAPIGTGMVWGYRAARHLAGVAAPA from the coding sequence ATGACGTCACACGAGTGGGATGACGAAGCCGATGTCGTCGTCGTCGGATCCGGCGCAGCCGGGCTGAGCGCGGCGTACACGGCGGGGCGGTCCGGGCTCGACGTGGTCGTCCTCGAGAAGAGCGCGGCCTTCGGCGGCACCACGGCGTACTCCGGGGCCGGGATCTGGCTGCCGGGCAACCACATCGTCCGCGAGGCGGGCGTCGAAGACTCCGTCGAGCTGGGGCTTGAGTACCTCACGGTGCTGGTGGACGGGCGTACACCGGAGCATCTGCAGCGCACGTACGTGGAGACCGGGCCCGAGCTCGTGCGATTCCTCACCGACACGAGCCAGTGGCTGAGGTTCATCCACACACCGTTCCCCGACTACTTCCCGGGGCGCGGCCGATTCGATCTCGGCCGCGGCCTCTTCCCGGCACCTGTGGAGCGTGCAGACCTGGGGGAGGCCGTCGACCACCTGCGCGCCACCGTCGCCGTGGACACCTTCGGCATCCTGGACGGTCACCCGGCCACCACCCTCGTCGGCGGCCAGGCGCTCATCGGACGCTTCCTGCGCGCCCTCGCCGACCTCGACACCGTCGACCTGCGCCGCACCTCGCCCGTCACCGGCATCATCGAGGCAGACGGTGAGGTCACGGGTGTGGTCGTCGATTCGCCGGAAGGCGCCCGCCGCATCCGTGCTCGACGCGGTGTCATCCTCGCGGCCGGCGGATTCGAGGCCGATGCCGATGCCCGACGAGAGCGCCACGACATCCCCGGCAGCGACTGGACGGCCGGGCCGGTCGGGGTCAACACCGGTGAGATGATCACCGCGGGCATGGACCTGGGCGCGGATAGCGACCTGCTCGACGAGGCCTGGTGGATGCCGGCGGTGCTCTTCCCGAACGGGCACTCCGCCTTCGCCGTCGGCCTGCAAGACGGCATTTTCGTCGGCCCCGACGGCAAGCGATTCGCGAACGAGCTGCAGCCGTACGACCGGATGGGCCATGCGCTCAAGGCGTACTACGAGGAACGGGGCGGGTATCAGCGGGTGTGGTGGATCCTGGACTCCCGTCACCAGATCCCGCCGTCGTTCATGCAGCCGTCGCCCGACGAGCAGGCGTTCCGGGAAGCAGGCCTGTGGGTGAGCGCGGATTCCGCGGCGGAATTGGCCGAGCTCATCGGGGTGCCGGCTGACGCGCTCGTCGCGACCCTCGAGCGCTATGACGCGGACGCGGCCGCCGGCGTCGACACCGAGTTCCACCGCGCCGAGGATCCGTACGATCTCTTCTTCGTGCGCTTCGACCGCGCCCGTGCGCTGCATCCGCTGGATCAGCCCCCGCTGTACGCCGTGCAGATCGTGCTGGGCGACCTCGGCACCAAGGGCGGGCTGCGGATCGACGAGGATGCTCGCGTCGTGCGCGCCGACGGCACGCCGATCGCCGGCCTCTACGCCGCGGGCAACACCGCCGCGAACGTCACAGGGGCGATCTATCCCGGCCCTGGCGCGCCCATCGGCACCGGCATGGTGTGGGGTTACCGCGCTGCGCGTCATCTCGCGGGGGTCGCCGCACCCGCATGA
- a CDS encoding nuclear transport factor 2 family protein, giving the protein MTDTTFPTRAQMRDVVERYLAAVADGTPDQIADLYAPDATVEDPAGSSPHVGRAAITDFYRPLAVLTRRTHLRDFHAAGDMAVFGFDVDVLVPGRCITTSPVDVMTFDAEGRITSMRAVWSNEDLRIVENEQNEQNEQDEGAQ; this is encoded by the coding sequence ATGACCGACACCACCTTTCCCACCCGGGCGCAGATGCGCGACGTCGTCGAGCGATACCTCGCGGCCGTCGCCGACGGGACGCCCGATCAGATCGCCGACCTCTATGCCCCCGACGCCACCGTCGAGGACCCGGCAGGCTCGTCGCCCCATGTGGGGCGCGCGGCGATCACGGACTTCTATCGGCCACTGGCCGTGTTGACCAGACGCACGCACCTGCGTGATTTCCATGCCGCCGGTGACATGGCGGTCTTCGGGTTCGACGTCGATGTCCTCGTGCCGGGACGGTGCATCACGACCTCACCCGTCGACGTGATGACCTTCGACGCCGAAGGCAGGATCACCTCGATGCGTGCCGTGTGGTCGAACGAGGACCTCCGCATTGTAGAGAACGAGCAGAACGAGCAGAACGAGCAGGACGAGGGAGCGCAATGA
- a CDS encoding 2Fe-2S iron-sulfur cluster-binding protein, with protein sequence MGSVVYTQPDGTVRELEAEAGQSVMQLATKNGVRGILAQCGGTLSCATCHVYVDETDLADCGPLADFEDDMLDTTAADRLDCSRLSCQVKVGEGQTIRVTIPPTQL encoded by the coding sequence ATGGGAAGCGTCGTCTACACGCAGCCGGACGGCACGGTGCGCGAGCTGGAGGCCGAGGCGGGTCAGTCGGTGATGCAGCTGGCGACGAAGAACGGCGTCCGCGGCATCCTCGCTCAGTGCGGGGGCACGCTGTCGTGCGCGACGTGTCACGTCTACGTCGATGAAACGGATCTCGCGGATTGCGGTCCGCTCGCCGACTTCGAGGACGACATGCTCGACACCACAGCGGCGGATCGCCTGGACTGCTCGCGCCTGTCCTGCCAGGTGAAGGTCGGCGAGGGTCAGACCATCCGCGTCACGATCCCGCCGACCCAGCTCTGA
- a CDS encoding cytochrome P450 yields the protein MSDSLTEYPFDLRPAPEAVAHQQRIAVDRPLTRVAMQYGDEAWAIHRYGVAQQVLTDPRFVRGPFARRERTVPAAFEFPEFLLDTLQFADGDEHKKLRRLVQVAISPRRVQALRERTAEIANELIDDMIAKGDTANLAEDYATPLPIRVLSEFIGVPVEDQPKFILWATTVLSLDTPEDEVLATGMELYSYLLDLIAARREDPREDLLSSLANARDKDDTLTDAEIMPIAMILLVAGFDNTAGFLAAGVSALLRNGDQRERLLEDLDGRIAPAVEEILRHAMFEVGSPMAGGMGTVAMVATEDVDLDGVLVKAGEAVYVDPASVNHDPAAFKDSQIFDILREDSPQMMLSYGIHSCLGAPLARMEMQVGIAELFRRLPTLRLNGEIVRNMHVLTIPVTDLPVAW from the coding sequence ATGTCTGACAGCCTGACCGAGTACCCGTTCGATCTCCGACCCGCGCCGGAGGCCGTCGCCCACCAGCAGCGCATCGCCGTCGACCGTCCGCTCACGCGCGTGGCCATGCAGTACGGCGACGAAGCATGGGCGATCCACCGCTACGGCGTCGCGCAGCAGGTGCTCACCGATCCGCGATTCGTGCGCGGTCCCTTCGCCCGGCGCGAGCGGACCGTGCCGGCGGCGTTCGAGTTCCCGGAGTTCCTGCTCGACACGCTCCAGTTCGCGGACGGCGATGAGCACAAGAAGCTACGCCGCCTCGTCCAGGTGGCCATCTCGCCGCGGCGCGTGCAAGCGCTGCGCGAGCGCACCGCCGAGATTGCGAACGAGCTCATCGACGACATGATCGCCAAGGGCGACACCGCGAACCTCGCCGAAGACTATGCGACCCCGCTGCCCATCCGCGTGCTCAGCGAGTTCATCGGCGTTCCCGTGGAGGACCAGCCGAAGTTCATCCTCTGGGCGACCACGGTCCTCTCGCTGGACACGCCCGAGGACGAGGTTCTGGCGACGGGGATGGAGCTGTACAGCTATCTTCTCGACCTGATCGCGGCTCGCCGGGAGGATCCCCGTGAGGATCTGCTGTCCTCGCTGGCCAACGCGCGGGACAAGGACGACACCCTGACGGATGCCGAGATCATGCCGATCGCGATGATCCTCCTGGTGGCGGGCTTCGACAACACGGCCGGCTTCCTGGCCGCCGGTGTGTCGGCGCTGCTGCGCAACGGTGACCAGCGTGAGCGGCTCCTCGAAGACCTCGACGGCCGCATCGCCCCGGCGGTCGAGGAGATCCTGCGGCACGCGATGTTCGAGGTCGGCTCCCCGATGGCCGGAGGAATGGGCACGGTGGCCATGGTGGCGACCGAGGACGTCGACCTCGACGGGGTGCTGGTGAAGGCGGGGGAGGCGGTCTACGTCGACCCGGCCAGCGTCAACCACGACCCGGCGGCGTTCAAGGATTCGCAGATATTTGATATTCTGCGAGAGGACAGCCCGCAGATGATGCTCAGCTACGGCATCCACAGCTGCCTCGGGGCACCCCTGGCGCGCATGGAGATGCAGGTCGGCATCGCGGAACTGTTCCGTCGTCTGCCGACACTCCGGCTGAACGGCGAGATCGTGCGCAACATGCATGTGCTCACCATTCCGGTCACGGACCTCCCCGTGGCCTGGTAG
- a CDS encoding SDR family oxidoreductase codes for MTELDFTGRNIIITGAGRGIGRAHALLFASRGANVVVADLGSGIDGGVAGDDPATDVAKEITDAGGSAVAVRADVTTAEGAQAIVHAAVEAFGGVDVVINNAGIVAQASFEETTTADLQKYLDVHYFGPFLVTQAAWEHLKKSGSGRVINTISPAFLGVSGLLAYGGSKGALVSLTRTLAIEGAPHGITSNAISPGAATRMLDATSGSIPEDVIQWMKEAVLPEQISPAVAYLAHPDAQGITGEIVFTAGGSVARQVFTQAMGIVQQDQTVEDIAAQIDQIMDLDLNFPQLVELPE; via the coding sequence ATGACCGAGCTCGACTTCACCGGCCGGAACATCATCATCACCGGCGCCGGCCGCGGCATCGGCCGCGCACACGCCCTCCTGTTCGCATCCCGAGGAGCCAACGTCGTCGTCGCGGACCTGGGGTCCGGAATCGACGGCGGCGTGGCGGGCGATGACCCCGCCACGGATGTCGCGAAGGAGATCACGGATGCCGGGGGCTCGGCTGTCGCCGTCCGTGCCGACGTCACGACAGCGGAGGGCGCGCAGGCGATCGTCCATGCCGCAGTGGAGGCCTTCGGTGGTGTCGACGTCGTCATCAACAACGCCGGCATCGTCGCGCAGGCATCCTTCGAGGAGACGACGACCGCTGATCTGCAGAAGTACCTCGACGTCCACTACTTCGGCCCCTTCCTCGTCACGCAGGCGGCCTGGGAGCACCTCAAGAAGTCGGGCTCCGGGCGCGTCATCAACACGATCTCGCCCGCGTTCCTCGGCGTATCGGGGCTGCTGGCCTACGGCGGTTCCAAGGGTGCGCTGGTGTCGCTGACGCGGACGCTCGCCATCGAGGGGGCGCCTCACGGCATCACGTCGAATGCGATCTCACCCGGCGCCGCCACCCGCATGCTCGATGCGACCAGCGGATCGATCCCCGAGGACGTCATCCAGTGGATGAAGGAGGCCGTGCTGCCGGAGCAGATCTCGCCCGCGGTGGCCTACCTCGCCCACCCCGACGCGCAGGGGATCACCGGTGAGATCGTCTTCACCGCGGGCGGTTCGGTTGCCCGCCAGGTGTTCACACAGGCGATGGGCATTGTGCAGCAGGACCAGACGGTCGAGGACATCGCTGCGCAGATCGACCAGATCATGGACCTCGATCTGAACTTCCCGCAGTTGGTCGAGCTGCCCGAGTGA
- a CDS encoding SMP-30/gluconolactonase/LRE family protein, translating into MADGPFDGAEVLPATQLVSGGLSWPEAPRWHDGALHVSDMYAGRVVRIGDDGSIETVVDATTRETLDGVRLVTIGTGWLPDGRLLINSMDEKVVLVWDGESLDVYADLREIARSPINDMVVDGRGRAYVTQMGFDLWAGELPEDSPIIVIEPDGSARVLESAGDFGAANGIGITADGKTVITAENFGVKISAFDLDDAGEAVNRRVLAATPPISPGVGPDGIAVDELGGVWYGLPGSEHIVHITAAGVMDYVVRLPWEDGIGVACALGGPDRRTLYITAGQEVMDGEKSVAEAEGTIWTVQVPVGAGTALP; encoded by the coding sequence ATGGCCGATGGACCGTTCGACGGGGCTGAGGTTCTGCCCGCGACACAGCTCGTTTCCGGGGGCCTCAGCTGGCCCGAAGCCCCCCGCTGGCACGACGGCGCGCTTCACGTTTCCGACATGTACGCCGGCCGCGTCGTCCGCATCGGCGACGACGGATCGATCGAGACGGTCGTGGACGCCACCACCCGCGAGACGCTCGACGGCGTGAGACTCGTGACCATCGGCACCGGCTGGCTGCCGGACGGTCGCCTGCTGATCAACTCGATGGACGAGAAGGTCGTGCTCGTGTGGGACGGCGAATCGCTCGATGTCTACGCGGACCTGCGCGAGATCGCCCGCAGCCCGATCAACGACATGGTCGTCGACGGTCGGGGACGCGCCTACGTCACCCAGATGGGCTTCGACCTCTGGGCCGGAGAGCTGCCTGAGGACTCCCCGATCATCGTCATCGAGCCGGACGGATCGGCGCGCGTCCTCGAATCGGCCGGCGACTTCGGCGCAGCCAACGGGATCGGCATCACCGCGGATGGGAAGACCGTCATCACCGCGGAGAACTTCGGAGTGAAGATCTCCGCATTCGACCTCGACGACGCCGGAGAAGCCGTCAACCGACGGGTCCTCGCCGCCACGCCGCCGATCTCTCCCGGCGTCGGTCCCGACGGCATCGCCGTCGACGAGCTGGGCGGCGTCTGGTACGGACTGCCGGGCTCCGAGCACATCGTGCACATCACGGCCGCGGGCGTCATGGACTACGTCGTGCGGCTGCCATGGGAGGACGGCATCGGGGTCGCCTGCGCGCTGGGTGGTCCGGACCGTCGCACCCTGTACATCACGGCCGGCCAGGAGGTGATGGACGGTGAGAAGTCCGTCGCAGAGGCCGAGGGCACGATCTGGACCGTCCAGGTTCCGGTCGGCGCCGGCACGGCCCTGCCGTGA
- a CDS encoding TetR/AcrR family transcriptional regulator: MARTPRPATLEQARAVVDAAARLFAQRGYHGTSMRNIAEEFSLNPGSLYLYIRSKEQLLQSICEFVLDLLERNLDDVESLGTDSLTALRLIARGELGVHVEHRDWYLVYETEYRHLTGDALERVLRGRRALDERLQKILRDGEAQGVLRPLAPQPIASAAFSENLHRVYERVGSTGGISVAQFADTYTDVVLDGWRPRAADAQ, translated from the coding sequence GTGGCCCGCACACCGAGACCTGCCACGCTTGAGCAGGCGCGTGCGGTCGTCGACGCGGCCGCGCGATTGTTCGCACAGCGCGGCTACCACGGCACGTCGATGCGGAACATCGCAGAGGAATTCTCGCTGAATCCGGGCAGCCTCTACCTGTACATCCGCTCGAAGGAGCAGCTTCTCCAGTCGATCTGCGAGTTCGTCCTGGACCTGCTCGAACGCAACCTCGACGATGTCGAATCGCTGGGAACCGACAGCCTGACGGCGTTGCGCCTTATCGCCCGTGGGGAGTTGGGCGTCCACGTCGAGCACCGCGACTGGTACCTGGTCTACGAGACGGAGTACCGCCACCTCACCGGCGACGCGCTGGAACGTGTGCTGCGGGGTCGGCGCGCGCTGGACGAGCGACTGCAGAAGATCCTGCGCGACGGAGAAGCCCAGGGCGTGCTGCGCCCGCTCGCCCCGCAGCCGATCGCGAGTGCGGCGTTCAGCGAGAACCTGCACCGCGTGTACGAACGCGTCGGGTCGACCGGGGGCATCTCGGTCGCCCAGTTCGCGGACACCTACACCGACGTGGTGCTGGACGGCTGGCGGCCGAGGGCGGCCGACGCCCAGTGA
- the dmpG gene encoding 4-hydroxy-2-oxovalerate aldolase yields MPFNDDLDFRITDSTLRDGSHAMRHRFTADHVRDVVAGLDAAGVPVIEVSHGDGLGGSSFNYGFGAELDLDLIGVAVDTAQQAKIAFLMLPGLGTKDHIQAAADRGAGVCRIATHATEADVSIQHFGMARSLGLETVGFLMMSHSVTPEVLAAQARIMADAGCQCVYVVDSAGALVLDEVGDRVGALVAELGGDAQVGFHGHENLALAVANSVIAIRSGAVQIDACTRRLGAGAGNTPTEALAIVAERLGYRTGVDPIAMMDVAEDVVRPIMDEDCRLDRLALTMGYAGVYSSFLKHAERQAARYGVPGALVLREAGRRRLVGGQEDQLIEIAANLAQSRLEPVAG; encoded by the coding sequence ATGCCCTTCAACGACGACCTCGACTTCCGGATCACCGACTCGACCCTGCGCGACGGATCGCACGCGATGCGGCACCGCTTCACGGCGGATCATGTGCGTGACGTCGTCGCCGGCCTCGATGCCGCCGGCGTCCCCGTCATCGAGGTCAGCCATGGCGACGGGCTGGGCGGATCCTCTTTCAACTACGGCTTCGGCGCGGAACTGGATCTGGACCTCATCGGCGTCGCCGTCGACACCGCGCAGCAGGCGAAGATCGCCTTCCTCATGCTCCCCGGGCTGGGAACGAAGGATCACATCCAGGCCGCCGCGGATCGTGGGGCCGGGGTCTGCCGCATCGCGACCCACGCGACGGAGGCCGACGTGTCGATCCAGCACTTCGGCATGGCTCGCAGCCTGGGACTTGAGACGGTCGGGTTCCTGATGATGTCCCACAGTGTCACGCCCGAGGTGCTCGCGGCGCAGGCGCGGATCATGGCGGATGCCGGATGTCAGTGCGTCTATGTCGTCGATTCCGCCGGAGCGCTCGTGCTCGATGAAGTGGGGGACCGGGTCGGCGCTCTCGTCGCGGAGTTGGGCGGCGACGCTCAGGTCGGCTTCCATGGGCACGAGAACCTCGCCCTCGCGGTGGCGAACTCGGTGATCGCAATCCGGTCCGGCGCGGTGCAGATCGACGCGTGCACCCGACGGTTGGGCGCAGGCGCGGGGAACACGCCCACGGAGGCGCTCGCGATCGTCGCGGAACGGCTGGGCTACCGAACGGGTGTCGACCCGATCGCGATGATGGACGTGGCTGAGGACGTCGTCCGGCCGATCATGGACGAGGACTGCCGCCTGGACCGCCTCGCGCTCACGATGGGGTACGCCGGGGTGTACTCGAGCTTCCTCAAGCATGCCGAGCGCCAGGCGGCGCGCTACGGGGTGCCGGGGGCACTTGTGCTCCGTGAGGCAGGTCGACGCCGACTGGTGGGCGGCCAGGAGGATCAGCTGATCGAGATCGCGGCGAACCTCGCGCAGAGCCGCCTCGAGCCCGTCGCCGGATAG
- a CDS encoding acetaldehyde dehydrogenase (acetylating) translates to MSTSNDSAAADERTGMNKVSAAIVGSGNIGTDLMYKLLRSDIIELKWMIGVDPGSEGLRRARDHGITASHEGVDWLLAQEELPGIVFEATSAYAHIENAPKYKELGIPAVDLTPAALGPAIVPAVNLGDTAFEENVSLITCGGQATIPIVAAVSDVVDVPYAEIVASVASPSAGPGTRANIDEFTRTTARGIETIGGAGRGKAIIILNPAEPPMLMQDTVFCQIPDGADASAIDAAIRARVDEVARYVPGYRLRADPQFFEADAETGSPARVAVFLEVTGAGDFLPPYAGNLDIMTAAATSAGEAIARRLLAASGATGTE, encoded by the coding sequence ATGTCGACTTCGAATGACTCGGCCGCGGCCGACGAAAGGACAGGAATGAACAAGGTCTCCGCCGCCATCGTCGGCTCAGGCAACATCGGAACCGACCTGATGTACAAGCTGCTGCGCTCGGACATCATCGAGCTGAAGTGGATGATCGGAGTCGACCCCGGCAGCGAAGGACTCCGTCGCGCGCGGGACCACGGCATCACGGCATCCCACGAGGGTGTGGACTGGCTGCTGGCGCAGGAGGAGCTTCCCGGCATCGTCTTCGAAGCGACGTCCGCGTACGCGCACATCGAGAACGCTCCGAAGTACAAGGAGCTGGGCATCCCCGCCGTCGATCTCACCCCCGCCGCGCTGGGCCCGGCCATCGTCCCCGCCGTCAACCTGGGTGACACCGCATTCGAGGAGAACGTCAGCCTCATCACCTGCGGCGGCCAGGCGACGATTCCCATCGTCGCCGCGGTGTCCGACGTCGTCGACGTGCCGTACGCGGAGATCGTCGCGAGTGTGGCCTCCCCCTCCGCGGGGCCGGGCACCCGCGCCAACATCGACGAGTTCACCCGCACCACCGCCCGGGGGATCGAGACGATCGGAGGCGCCGGTCGAGGCAAGGCCATCATCATCCTGAATCCGGCCGAACCGCCCATGCTCATGCAGGACACGGTCTTCTGCCAGATTCCCGACGGCGCGGACGCATCGGCCATCGATGCGGCGATCCGTGCGCGCGTGGACGAGGTCGCCCGCTACGTCCCGGGGTACCGGCTGCGTGCCGATCCGCAGTTCTTCGAGGCGGACGCGGAGACGGGTTCGCCCGCTCGGGTCGCCGTGTTCCTGGAGGTCACCGGAGCCGGCGACTTCCTCCCGCCGTACGCGGGAAACCTCGACATCATGACAGCCGCCGCCACGAGTGCGGGCGAGGCGATCGCCCGTCGCCTGCTCGCCGCGTCGGGCGCCACGGGAACGGAGTGA
- a CDS encoding fumarylacetoacetate hydrolase family protein, producing MIDVSARQDLARRLWDARTAVRPVPPLIETHPALDVADSYEIQSINIRRELDDGARLVGHKIGLTSAAMQQMMGVDVPDFGHLLDTMVLDITRPVPLAGFVQPRVEVEIAYVLGSELRGPGVTREDVEAAATHVLPCLELIDSRIRDWRIGLMDTIADNASSAAVLLGAHEYPVDAIRDPRDASLLINGAVVAEGSTADVLGHPAEAVAWLANALGEFGVPLKAGHLVLSGSCTRAVDVRPGDRVSARFDGLGSVDVDFE from the coding sequence GTGATCGACGTCTCTGCGCGACAAGACCTGGCCCGGCGTCTCTGGGATGCGAGGACGGCCGTCCGGCCGGTACCGCCGCTGATCGAGACGCACCCCGCCCTCGACGTCGCTGATTCCTACGAGATCCAGTCAATCAACATCCGTCGGGAGCTGGACGACGGCGCCCGCCTCGTGGGCCACAAGATCGGTCTCACGTCCGCGGCGATGCAGCAGATGATGGGGGTCGACGTCCCCGATTTCGGGCATCTGCTCGACACGATGGTCCTCGACATCACCCGCCCCGTTCCGCTCGCCGGATTCGTGCAGCCGCGCGTGGAGGTCGAGATCGCCTATGTGCTCGGCTCCGAACTCCGAGGTCCCGGCGTGACACGTGAGGATGTGGAGGCTGCGGCCACGCACGTGCTGCCGTGCCTCGAACTGATCGACAGTCGCATCCGGGACTGGCGCATCGGTCTAATGGACACGATCGCCGACAACGCCTCATCGGCTGCCGTGCTGCTGGGGGCGCACGAGTATCCGGTCGACGCGATCCGCGATCCGCGGGATGCATCGCTCCTCATCAACGGTGCTGTCGTGGCCGAAGGGTCCACGGCCGACGTGCTCGGGCACCCCGCCGAAGCCGTGGCCTGGCTCGCGAATGCGCTCGGCGAGTTCGGGGTGCCGCTGAAGGCGGGACACCTCGTGCTGTCGGGCTCGTGCACGCGCGCGGTCGACGTGCGTCCCGGCGATCGGGTGAGCGCACGCTTCGACGGGCTCGGATCTGTCGATGTCGACTTCGAATGA
- a CDS encoding IclR family transcriptional regulator: MVDRVTLILSAFASRESQSLADIVARTGLPRSSVHRILQQLTAARWLERVDADYRLGLAIFELGSLVAHRSHIVAAARPFMQQLSESGRFVVHLAVLDGQDVVYLEKVGGALAGRLPSRVGGRLPAHCTGVGKAMLAHESSRVVADFLRAGLAPRTSATIVDPEAFAAELARIRHQGYAMDRGEAVPGLTCIAAPVFDVGMVAAGISVSGPARQVDITQVRRNVQYVATQISRRVTGSEWAPLPSS; this comes from the coding sequence ATGGTCGACCGCGTGACGCTGATCCTCTCCGCGTTCGCCTCGCGGGAGAGCCAGAGTCTCGCCGACATCGTGGCGCGCACCGGCCTGCCGCGTTCCTCGGTGCACCGGATCCTGCAGCAGCTCACGGCCGCTCGTTGGCTCGAACGCGTCGACGCGGACTATCGTCTGGGCCTGGCGATCTTCGAGCTCGGGTCACTGGTCGCGCATCGCAGCCACATCGTGGCCGCGGCGCGACCGTTCATGCAGCAGCTCAGCGAATCCGGAAGATTCGTCGTGCACCTGGCGGTGCTCGATGGCCAAGACGTGGTCTATCTCGAGAAGGTCGGCGGTGCTCTGGCGGGACGCCTGCCGTCCCGGGTGGGAGGCCGTCTTCCGGCCCACTGCACCGGAGTGGGCAAGGCGATGCTGGCGCACGAGTCATCGCGGGTGGTGGCGGATTTCCTGCGGGCCGGGCTCGCTCCCCGCACCAGCGCCACCATCGTCGATCCGGAGGCCTTCGCGGCGGAGCTCGCTCGTATCCGTCACCAGGGCTACGCGATGGATCGCGGTGAGGCGGTGCCGGGCCTCACGTGCATCGCCGCGCCCGTGTTCGATGTGGGTATGGTCGCCGCCGGCATATCGGTGTCGGGGCCGGCCCGGCAGGTCGACATCACCCAGGTGCGCAGAAACGTCCAGTACGTCGCGACCCAGATCTCCCGTCGCGTGACGGGAAGCGAATGGGCACCGCTGCCCTCCTCATGA
- a CDS encoding alpha/beta hydrolase produces MTGAAATFEATSRSLEGDEAIHYHVFGDGPALLLLHGSGPGVSAWGNFGELLETIGAQHRIIAPDLPGYGSSYIPELDGDYALTAIAAIRRVLEAESVDRVHVLGNSLGGMIAFRLTLEHPELVDRIVAMGPGGATFPLFGPQPTEGIRRLVEFTTQPTRERLIAWMHSMVGDPSFVTEERVQARWEMASTPEALAFTRSFYAAAMRSMAKGAPTVPLWARLGEIGNDVLLVYGRDDRVTPLESAFLPLRLLRRSELHVIANTGHWVMLERPDAFAGVVCEFLGRRSAASAR; encoded by the coding sequence ATGACCGGGGCCGCGGCGACCTTCGAGGCGACCTCCCGCTCGCTCGAGGGTGACGAGGCGATCCACTACCACGTGTTCGGTGACGGGCCCGCGCTGCTCCTGCTGCACGGATCCGGCCCAGGGGTGAGCGCGTGGGGGAACTTCGGCGAGCTCCTCGAGACGATCGGCGCGCAGCACCGCATCATCGCGCCGGATCTGCCCGGCTACGGCAGCAGCTACATCCCCGAGCTCGACGGCGACTACGCGCTCACCGCCATCGCCGCCATCCGGCGGGTGCTCGAGGCGGAGTCGGTCGATCGCGTCCATGTGCTGGGCAACTCGCTCGGGGGCATGATCGCCTTCCGTCTGACGCTCGAACACCCGGAGCTGGTCGACCGCATCGTCGCGATGGGGCCGGGAGGCGCGACCTTCCCGCTGTTCGGGCCGCAGCCGACCGAGGGCATCCGTCGTCTGGTGGAGTTCACCACGCAACCGACGCGCGAGCGTCTCATCGCCTGGATGCACTCCATGGTCGGAGACCCGTCCTTCGTCACGGAGGAGCGCGTCCAAGCGCGATGGGAGATGGCGAGCACTCCGGAGGCGCTGGCCTTCACGCGGTCCTTCTACGCCGCCGCCATGCGATCGATGGCCAAGGGGGCGCCTACGGTGCCCCTGTGGGCGCGCCTGGGTGAGATCGGGAACGACGTGCTGCTGGTGTACGGACGCGACGATCGCGTCACGCCGCTCGAAAGCGCGTTCCTGCCCTTGCGGCTGCTGCGTCGGTCGGAACTCCACGTGATCGCGAACACCGGGCATTGGGTGATGCTCGAACGTCCTGACGCCTTCGCCGGAGTGGTCTGCGAGTTCCTCGGGCGGCGCAGTGCTGCCTCGGCGCGCTGA